From one Candidatus Methanoplasma termitum genomic stretch:
- a CDS encoding beta strand repeat-containing protein: MLAFSVLLMAAVVPVSIDAIGNFNSVSGGPSGTAIKTVDDLMNVANDLGGDYYLDNNIFFIGQEADTNGGAYMNVSAVFNGTNTLTIAVTPADPTIAVTEFRAAINSNMVSVTTNVINISVVGQGEYTITAGGKMVGGTLLSEDTFAFSQTVTLTTGTSGTVLDVDINSNGNFTPIGSYSTPFAGTFDGNGYAIYGLNVAVYNPAGAAYAGLFACTGPTAVIKNLGVEPDRYGRGSVFAISMTQSYAGGITGVSKGSQITDCYNSNKVAVFSNDPADMGCAGGIVGSDIGTNAANVILNCRNGGAVTALTASGKRISAGGIIGATNYTSIEGCNNSGKISSISNIEGGGTDDTVSAGGIAGYVKSLAAFNTTNSYNTGLISGEATYRDARIGGIIGFIDTTNLPVSTQISVTRCYNTGKLQDVFYRIGTNNAATQVGGIVGEIAAFSGAGTAATNVTLNITQCYNTGEINANTQWNVFAGGILGEVDRASASITDCYNVGSIIATSTTDGVNKNAGGIMGAATATATGIHIFNCYNAGTLTLTNILSPGGILGSSQGAWNTAATRIINSYFLTNTAVTNFISGGQTTVQFRDEVNANTPASSGTTANPVRSTASPNQTTNASKSSSDMRPTLAVAQAGGSIFFTGTTTVGAGTVQSIVPGWDFTDNTGIWTIDGVMNSGYPVLRAFVQDVSLTPDVTTGKTITISPEYYGQTHPQYDQYYLVGDAATFSVSSVLDPNNTGQTVQYQWQTASVPAAGSSPVWSNIPVNPVVGANGSSFTLSPIEGADNGTMYRCAVTSPGYGGTVYSDPVTIYVITLVTAKGTGFTADTGFIPDGSTIPDPERAVYGDKPIIALTTASGADVPERVQVVMNGAILSYGVDFTYYKNTGILVMHKAVDGDMTITAIYAVTVNAAGAASWVPMTLLYGDMVGAITFSIGTADVPTGFLVVMGGSVLVASGQYTYDPATPGTITISGTAVGNITATAVYTVTLEGSGFGIMPDTSMFGDAYSGTIYAVGTAALPAHVKITAGGTVMTSADFTYSSANGTVTFTVATPGNIVVKPIYTVRLAADPAAVSVSNLSYTITTSAGATLGPTIYTVPFEVGADDVLKISAADPSASPAGYDFTRWSDDIPTILTGAVDYTLSDSSAYLTAGAVTFTAGYQAQGGSGGSQIFTVTLAVNHLTIALSDLTYTITTPGGMILGPFVYTAPFKVGINETLDVGAAAVVGYGFIKWSDDDGMVVSAAPNMTGVDLTPYKNDMQVTFTAAFNAVPKTYYITSNSDPNSSIAPKGNIAVQAGNDRTFAFSAADGYIIASVTVDGTPLTQAQIDAGSYTFYSVNTNHTIGVSSSRGSHEPITMTINIEGGNGHVVYSVNGSPPMEYVSPVTFESGDNVIVTAVPDDAYEFDMWTKGDTIITQQSVSFNGADLSVPLKLHFIESGDSSLYIHVDTGWLWGSLSVLVLLIFIGLIVWFILFWRVPGFIITVRMNGEAVKGANVTFTLAKGKKTENGVKRTNFKGRFRVAAKKDSIVTISMIEKDGNIASGVPLVVVMENRREEREINFI, from the coding sequence TTGCTGGCATTCTCTGTGTTGCTGATGGCGGCCGTAGTGCCTGTCAGCATCGATGCGATAGGAAACTTTAATTCCGTCTCAGGAGGTCCGTCCGGAACAGCTATAAAGACCGTCGACGATCTGATGAATGTAGCAAACGATCTCGGCGGAGATTATTATCTGGATAATAATATTTTCTTCATCGGCCAAGAAGCCGATACGAACGGCGGAGCATATATGAACGTATCCGCTGTTTTCAACGGAACAAATACGCTGACAATAGCGGTCACGCCCGCCGATCCGACAATTGCAGTAACCGAATTCAGGGCAGCCATAAACTCCAATATGGTTTCCGTTACAACCAATGTGATCAATATCTCGGTCGTCGGGCAGGGAGAATATACGATCACGGCCGGGGGAAAGATGGTCGGTGGAACGCTCCTGTCCGAAGATACATTCGCATTCTCTCAGACCGTTACCCTCACAACAGGCACATCAGGGACCGTTCTTGATGTGGATATTAACAGCAATGGTAACTTTACGCCGATCGGTTCCTACAGTACCCCCTTCGCAGGAACCTTTGACGGCAACGGATACGCCATATATGGGCTGAATGTAGCCGTTTACAACCCCGCCGGAGCCGCATACGCGGGTCTGTTCGCTTGCACTGGCCCAACAGCGGTAATAAAGAACCTCGGTGTCGAACCTGACAGGTACGGCAGAGGATCGGTATTCGCAATATCGATGACACAGTCTTATGCGGGAGGCATAACGGGCGTTTCCAAAGGTTCGCAGATAACCGACTGTTACAACTCGAACAAAGTGGCGGTATTCAGCAATGATCCGGCCGATATGGGGTGTGCGGGAGGAATAGTCGGTTCCGATATCGGAACGAATGCCGCCAATGTAATATTGAACTGCCGGAACGGAGGTGCGGTCACAGCTCTGACGGCAAGCGGAAAAAGGATCTCCGCAGGCGGAATAATCGGCGCCACCAACTATACTTCTATCGAAGGATGTAACAATTCAGGCAAAATATCATCAATCTCTAACATTGAGGGCGGCGGCACCGATGATACAGTGTCCGCAGGCGGCATAGCTGGTTACGTAAAATCCCTGGCAGCATTCAATACAACAAACTCATACAACACCGGACTTATTTCGGGCGAAGCGACATACCGTGACGCCAGGATAGGGGGGATAATAGGTTTCATCGACACCACCAACCTGCCTGTATCAACGCAGATATCTGTGACGAGGTGCTACAACACCGGCAAACTTCAGGATGTGTTCTATAGAATAGGTACGAACAACGCCGCGACGCAGGTCGGAGGTATAGTCGGAGAAATAGCGGCATTCTCCGGGGCCGGGACCGCGGCAACGAATGTTACTTTGAACATAACGCAATGTTACAACACAGGAGAGATCAACGCCAATACACAATGGAATGTATTTGCGGGCGGCATCCTCGGGGAGGTCGACAGAGCATCGGCAAGCATCACCGATTGTTACAATGTCGGCAGTATAATCGCAACATCCACAACAGATGGGGTCAACAAGAATGCCGGAGGCATAATGGGTGCGGCGACAGCTACCGCAACAGGCATCCATATTTTCAACTGTTATAACGCGGGCACACTGACACTTACCAATATACTAAGTCCCGGAGGCATTCTCGGAAGCAGCCAAGGTGCTTGGAACACTGCGGCCACCAGGATAATCAACAGCTATTTCCTCACGAACACCGCTGTTACCAATTTCATCAGCGGAGGTCAGACGACCGTTCAGTTCAGGGACGAAGTAAATGCAAACACCCCCGCAAGCAGCGGGACGACCGCAAATCCCGTAAGATCGACTGCTTCTCCTAACCAAACAACGAACGCGTCAAAGAGCAGCTCGGACATGCGGCCGACGCTTGCGGTAGCTCAGGCCGGAGGTTCGATATTCTTCACAGGAACGACCACAGTGGGCGCAGGAACGGTTCAGAGCATTGTCCCTGGCTGGGATTTCACAGACAACACAGGCATTTGGACTATAGACGGTGTGATGAACAGCGGTTATCCGGTACTCCGGGCATTCGTTCAGGATGTTTCGCTTACGCCCGATGTTACGACCGGAAAGACGATAACAATATCTCCCGAATATTACGGACAGACCCATCCCCAATACGACCAGTATTATCTGGTTGGCGATGCGGCAACATTCTCTGTTTCGTCCGTATTGGATCCAAACAACACAGGTCAAACGGTTCAATATCAATGGCAGACGGCAAGCGTACCTGCCGCTGGATCAAGTCCTGTATGGTCAAATATACCTGTCAACCCGGTGGTCGGAGCGAACGGCTCGAGCTTCACTCTTTCCCCAATAGAAGGAGCGGACAACGGTACGATGTACAGGTGTGCCGTAACATCGCCGGGATACGGCGGGACAGTGTATTCGGATCCCGTTACGATCTATGTGATAACTCTCGTGACGGCGAAGGGAACGGGGTTCACGGCTGATACCGGTTTTATTCCGGATGGCAGTACGATACCCGATCCGGAGAGAGCGGTCTATGGCGATAAGCCCATTATTGCCCTTACAACCGCATCCGGCGCCGATGTGCCGGAAAGAGTGCAGGTCGTTATGAATGGTGCTATACTATCATACGGCGTTGATTTCACATATTATAAAAATACAGGAATATTAGTGATGCACAAGGCTGTCGACGGCGACATGACCATCACCGCAATATACGCCGTGACAGTGAATGCGGCGGGGGCGGCCTCATGGGTGCCTATGACTCTGCTCTACGGTGATATGGTGGGAGCGATAACATTCAGCATCGGCACCGCCGATGTACCGACAGGCTTCCTGGTCGTGATGGGAGGCTCGGTCCTTGTTGCCTCTGGACAATACACTTACGATCCCGCGACGCCTGGAACAATAACGATCTCAGGAACCGCAGTTGGTAACATAACGGCCACCGCAGTATACACAGTGACATTGGAAGGAAGTGGATTCGGCATAATGCCGGATACATCGATGTTTGGTGATGCATACTCTGGGACAATATACGCCGTGGGAACCGCCGCCCTGCCTGCGCATGTAAAGATCACTGCGGGCGGCACCGTAATGACGTCTGCCGACTTCACATACAGCAGTGCCAACGGAACGGTCACGTTCACCGTGGCCACACCAGGCAACATTGTGGTAAAGCCCATATATACAGTAAGGCTTGCCGCAGACCCGGCGGCGGTCTCGGTGTCGAACCTTTCGTACACCATAACCACTTCGGCAGGGGCGACGCTCGGCCCCACAATATACACAGTGCCATTCGAGGTCGGTGCCGATGATGTGCTGAAGATATCGGCGGCGGACCCGTCGGCCTCGCCGGCAGGATATGATTTTACCAGATGGTCTGATGATATTCCGACGATATTGACAGGCGCCGTCGATTACACCTTGTCCGACTCATCGGCCTACCTTACGGCCGGAGCGGTGACGTTCACAGCCGGCTACCAAGCTCAGGGCGGCTCGGGTGGCTCTCAGATATTCACAGTGACGCTGGCGGTCAACCATTTAACTATCGCATTGTCTGACCTGACATACACAATAACCACACCCGGAGGAATGATACTGGGTCCATTTGTTTATACAGCACCTTTCAAGGTCGGCATAAACGAAACGCTGGATGTCGGCGCAGCGGCGGTGGTAGGGTATGGCTTCATTAAATGGTCCGATGACGACGGAATGGTCGTATCGGCCGCTCCGAACATGACGGGTGTAGACCTTACGCCGTACAAAAACGATATGCAGGTAACGTTCACGGCGGCGTTCAATGCTGTACCTAAGACATACTACATAACATCTAACAGCGACCCCAATTCCAGCATCGCTCCGAAAGGAAATATCGCCGTCCAGGCGGGAAACGACCGAACGTTCGCATTCTCGGCTGCGGATGGCTATATCATCGCATCGGTCACCGTGGACGGAACGCCGCTTACTCAGGCACAGATCGACGCCGGCTCTTACACTTTTTACAGCGTGAATACGAACCACACTATTGGAGTGAGTAGCAGCAGGGGTTCACATGAACCGATAACCATGACGATCAATATTGAGGGAGGGAACGGCCACGTTGTATACAGCGTGAACGGCTCTCCGCCCATGGAGTATGTATCGCCTGTGACCTTCGAGAGCGGCGACAATGTAATCGTGACCGCTGTGCCCGATGACGCATACGAGTTCGATATGTGGACGAAGGGAGATACGATCATCACCCAACAATCGGTCTCCTTCAACGGCGCAGATTTGTCTGTGCCTCTGAAACTACACTTCATAGAAAGCGGCGACAGCAGTCTTTATATTCACGTCGACACCGGATGGCTGTGGGGAAGCCTTTCTGTATTAGTGTTGCTGATCTTCATAGGGCTGATTGTATGGTTCATCCTGTTCTGGAGAGTGCCCGGATTTATTATTACGGTCAGAATGAACGGCGAAGCCGTCAAGGGAGCAAATGTAACATTCACATTGGCCAAGGGTAAAAAGACCGAGAACGGGGTCAAGCGCACCAACTTCAAGGGCCGGTTCAGGGTTGCGGCAAAGAAGGACTCGATCGTGACGATCTCGATGATCGAAAAGGACGGTAATATTGCTTCAGGTGTTCCGCTCGTAGTGGTGATGGAAAACAGGAGAGAGGAAAGAGAAATCAATTTTATATAA
- the scpB gene encoding SMC-Scp complex subunit ScpB, producing MDGRGAVEAALFSSPEKVNVEQIAERTGIPVDDVKVALRDLKKEYDERESAIMIAKIGNEYKMMLKPEYSEVTGKFAKAELTGGMMRTLSTIAYNQPVLQSELFNARGVRTYDDVRALVEMGFVSAKRVGQTKELTTTKKFSEYFGIGSTRKEDIKKWIESQAKNIGNER from the coding sequence GTGGACGGGAGGGGCGCGGTCGAGGCGGCACTCTTCTCCAGCCCCGAAAAGGTGAACGTCGAGCAGATCGCGGAAAGAACGGGGATACCCGTGGATGACGTCAAGGTCGCTTTAAGGGATCTTAAAAAGGAATACGACGAACGCGAGTCGGCGATAATGATCGCCAAGATCGGCAACGAATACAAAATGATGCTCAAACCGGAGTACTCGGAGGTCACCGGGAAATTCGCAAAAGCGGAGCTGACGGGCGGCATGATGCGCACGCTCAGCACCATTGCGTATAATCAGCCGGTCCTGCAGTCCGAATTGTTCAACGCCCGCGGCGTAAGGACGTATGACGACGTACGTGCGCTGGTGGAGATGGGTTTTGTGTCTGCGAAAAGAGTGGGTCAGACCAAAGAACTGACGACCACGAAGAAATTCTCGGAGTATTTCGGCATCGGCAGCACCAGGAAAGAGGATATCAAGAAGTGGATAGAGTCTCAGGCAAAGAACATCGGGAATGAACGGTGA